Genomic DNA from Halalkalicoccus tibetensis:
ATCCAATACTGTATCTACGGGTCAGTGCCACTTTTGTGATTGAACTGAATTCAAATGCGGATCGAAGTGTTCGATTGACGGCGAAGTTCGCAAACGCGATCGGAAACAGGTAGACGCTTACAAGAAGAGTCACTCCATAGATAATCCCGACAGATAGGACGACTGCATCGGCATTCAGAGTCGAAAGCAGCGGTACAACATTTCCGAACACCCCACCAATAGCAGCGAGATCATAGACAGTCTGGACTACTGGTCTGAGGGCAATCGGGCTACCAATGTTGATCCCCAGACCATGAATGATAACGTTCTGTAGTTGTTGATCGAACGTGGAAACGAGTCCCTCCGTAGCCAGTCTGGTTGAATATAGCTCGATCCAGAAAACGAGTCCAAGCAGTGGAATGGATACATAGACGATCCAGAGTATCAAGACCCGAACTCCATCAGAAGCCAGTGTCCACCACCGTTCGAAGCGAGGCGCCGATTCCGTCGCAGTATCAGGCGCGAGAACACGGACGAGATACCCTAGGACAAATACTAACGAGAGAATGGTTCCTGTCGCCAGTAAGAACCCCCCGATAAGGAACGTCTTGATCGGATCTCGTGTCCTGAATGGATACCTGACTGCGTCCCTAATCATGAGTACCACGCTCGGCCTCGGTAGATTCGGCAGATTCAGACGATCGATAGGCTATTCCGAGAATAGTGTATGCGAGCATCGACGTGCAAAAGTAAATTAAGGACATGGCGACGATCAGGTTCTCACTGACCTCATTTGCAAGCCCGTAGAGTCCATACTGCTCGAGGATAATCACACTGAGATCGATTAGTGGTCCTTGATCAGCGATGGAGAGTTGCCATGAAAACACCGCGAGATATCCGAGCCACCAGAGCGAGAGAAACGGGAGCCAGACAGCTAGATAATGCTTATCGAACACGATCGCTCGGATTTCTCCGAAATCGAACCCGGCCGAGAAGGTACTATTGCGAGCGAAATTTAACAGCGCTGCCGGAAGAACATACCAGACAAGTATCAACAGTGTGTATGTATACGGATCAGCAGCAAGATGAACAGCTACCTGCTCGGTGGTGACTGTATTCGTTACCCCCCAACCTGCTTCTAGGGGCTCACTTGCCCCGAGGTCTTCGAAGAAGGCCCGACCACCGAACGGAATGAAAACGGCGAAGATACCACCACCGGAGATCGCTACGAGAAACGTCGCGAACAGCTCGTAGCCCTGATAGCCCTCAACTCCCTCATACACGTCGAACCAACCCAGCAGTAGGGCGTTCAGGAACGGGATACAGAGATAGATCAGCCAGATCGCGTACGCTTTGACCCCATCGACGAACAACGCCATCCATCGTTCGAAGACTGGAGGCGACTCGTCGGCGGCTGCGCTGCGAAGGATTCGCATAAAATATCCCATAGTCAGAACCATTGGGAGAACGAAAAACACGCCGTAGTACGAGAAGAAGCCACCAATCAAGACAGTTTTGACTGGTTCGTCACTACGACGTAGATAACGGATTGTCTTCCTGATCATTTCGCGTCTACAGCATAGGAACTGCTCGTAGCCGAGGGGATCTCCGTAGCGGACTCATTCATTGTATCGTATTGAGACTAGAACTGTCGTCTATCGTCTCTTCAGTTTCGGAATCGTTCTCTTCGGACTCAGCTGGGGGATCCTCGTCAGAGTCAGTGGAACTGTCGGCACCATCGGTATCGTCTGTCTCGTTGTCTTCGTCAGTCGAACCCGCTTCTGGCGATTCCGTTGTGTCGTCCGAATCGGTAGTTTCTTCCTCAGTTTCGTCCGAAGTAGGCTCGGTCGAACTATCGCTATCACCTGTCTCCTCATTCTCATCCGACTCTGGAGGGGAGTCAGTCTCTTCGTCGGGTTCATCAATGGGTTCATCTTCCTCCGGAGGAACATCTGTATCTGCACCAGTATCCGGTTCATCGGTGACTTCTTCGTCTTCGTCTTCCTCCTGTTCCTCCTGAGTATCTGAATCGTCGGCTTCATCGGTTGGATCATCAGATGGCTCCTCTTGAGTATCTGAGTCGGTAACTTCTGACTCAGAAGTCTCATCATCGGGCTCCTCTGAGGGGGCCTCTCCGGACCGCACAACAGTGACCGTGAGGTCGACTTGGTCTGATTGATCAGTTGTTGCTCCCTCGGACACTATTTCTCCGTCGATGCTGATACGAACAGTTAGTATACCTTCCCCACTATCAGCTTTCTTGAGAGACGCTCGGATAGTTCGTCCGTTCTGGCCAGAGTTGTCTGTTTGCAGTAGTTGCTGGCCATTCCCGTTATCCTCTATTGGGACTTCGATCGTATCAGGTCCACTTCCCTCAACCGTCTGGACTGATCCTGCATTTCCAACCGAGCCGGACCACTGTCCCTCATACTCAACTTCGACTATTGCAACGTCTGCATCAGATGAAACTTCAACGTTATTGCTATCAGATCCTTCTGCTCCCTCATTATCCGTTGATTCAGTGTGGGTATTTTCGTTACACCCTGTGAGTGAGAGAGACAGACCCCCCGTTAATGCGAGATATCGACGACGACGCATATTCCGAGGGTATTACAGCTAGTACAATAAACGCATCTGATCCTAACAATCATCTACATCCTATTCATTTCACATCTTATAATAACTACAAAACACGAAATAAGGCGCCAGACACCATCTATTCGATAGGAGTGTGCCCGACCGAGTTGCAGACACGGTAGTGATCGCTAACACGGCAGAATGATCGGATCAGATCGAGCCAAGAAGTAGGTCCCAGCGCTCTACAGCCCCAGAATCTAAATAGCCTCACTCTTGGTCGGGATCGTTATTACCCAACAGCGTCGGGATTCCACGTCGTTTACGGCTGAGGGTGTCAAGCTGACCGCCCACAGTCCACTTGCTGTTGGGGATGTCATCGACGACGAGACATTGACAGCGATCGGGGAACAATACGACAAGAGCGCAGCACAGATCACACTCTGGTGGCTACTTCAGCAACCGATGGTATCGGCGATCCCGATGCCTTCCTCGCCCGAGCATATCCGAGAGAACTTCGACGTGTTCGACTTTGAACTCGGCGACAAGGACGTCCATGATATATTCGATCTGCAAGACGGACTTCCAGCCGATCTCGGCGATCGGCTCAGTGTTTAACGGCTCGTTGATCGATCGCGAAGCTTCCGAGAGAGCAAAGACAGAGACAAACGTCGTCTACTCCGATTGGAGCGGGAACCGAACACGGCTCTCATTCATCCGACTCAGCGTCAGGATTCGGCGTCCTGAAGCCATCCCGATAGCAGGGCCAACAGGAGAGATCGTCGACCGTTGGGAGACAATCACAGTCCGCTGGACGAGGATCTGCTTGCTGTTCACATCGCGGTGGATGCTCAAACGGTGTTCGTTCAGGCGACAGCTTTTCTGAGCTCATGAACTCACCCCCAGATAGAACTGCCGACAGGAGCGACAGAGCGGGGAAGCTTCGCCAAACGTCCGGACAAGCTGCACGTCCTCGCAGCTAAAGCAGTTTGGGGTACAGCAGATGCTGTGATCGCGATCGCGTGTTTGTTCTCTGGATGATGGTGGTGTTACATTCGTGCTCATCTCTGATCAGTCTGAAACCGCCCGTGGTGCGAAGTACGCCTATCTGCTCATCTCCCTCGCATGCGGGATGGAAGAACAGCGATCTATTGTACTCTCGATTTCTATTGCTCTGAGGGTTATTCTGACGGGATATCGAAGAATGGAGCGTGTGACAGGCTCCACTTGATCAAAGGCCCTCTATCGCTAAAAGCACGCGCCAACCATAGTGAAAGTGAATCACAACTGGATCACCAAATGATCTCTAAGAACAGCTGTGGTAGTGACTGGTACTTTTATAGCCATCACTACTGCCAGATGGAACAATTACTAATATTCTTGCAGAAAGCGAGCAAGAAGTCGATGCTGGAGACGATCTCTTCGTTCTCAAGAGCGGCTAATTTCGCGAATTCGTTTCATAGCCTTCTTAGATAGCGACCTTTGGTCATTGCAACCGACTTCGCGAATCCCTCTCCGAACACAACCTCGGCGGCGATTTCGTGACACACTCATTTGGGGACGCCATAGTGACGACCAGAGTAGCTTTTGGACCAGCACACCCCGCCAACTATTCGCAGCGAACCTGAAGTCTCTCTGCCGGGAGATCGAGAATCCCAACTCGAAACCTGCACTCCTTCGAAGGTCAAGTTGGCTTCTATTCATCGTCCAACCCCCGCTTCGACCCGATATCCGAGTCTATAAAATGTTAATCATGACAATTAAACTAAAGTACTAGCAACGAGACAGTAATCATAACAGTGAATAATCCCTTTAGCCGTAATCGATTACGTCATAGATATCGCCATCCCACTGAGTATATTCGATATAAAAATATAATAAAATACATATGAAATTAGCCCAGAATCGTCGCCGGTTTCTCTCTACATTAGGTACTAGTTCGGTTGTCTTCACCGCGGGATGTATAGGACAGTCTGATACGAAATCAGATGATAACGCTAATCCGGATGAGACACCGTCCAACGAAGAGAATGAAAGCAAAGAAGACGATGAACCGGATTCTCCCGAACGGATAGAGCTCAAGTGGTCAACGAGCTCAGACTGGGATAACGCCCAAGAGCGCGAGGGCGTCATGAATATCAACGTTGGCGGGCGGAATGCAGAATCTCTCGCGCTGGGCTATGATCCGACGGCTGATCGGATCAGTGAGTTCGACGCGTTTTGGCCGCTCGACGAGGACGATCCCGATGCCGATACGTTTGTCGACGCACTTGGCAGTGCCGACCTATCCCACGATCCCGAGCGATGGGGGTTCACCGATGATATCGATCCCTCTACCCCAGGACTGCTTGGAGGGACATCCGTCGAGTTCAGTGGGGACGACGCTATCCTGCATGAGGGGCTCCCCATCGATCCTAGCGAAAACTGGACGATGGGGCTATGGGTATGGTTCGACGGCCCTGAGGACCAACCTCATTCAAACGCAATGATGCTGGAAAGCGTCACTGATGACGAGGCGCTCGGTCTTATGCCAAATGTAGATCCTCCCGCGTTCAAGATTGGGAGTGTAAACAATACGCCGGGGTCTGGAACGGAGATCGAACGGCAACAATGGCATTTCCATGTTATACGATATCAGGCTTCCGACACCAGAGTCCAGGGATATCTCGACGGAGAGTTCGACTACTCCATCCAACCTGAAGACGATTCTGAGGAATGGATCCCCGAGCTTCACGACGTCACGCTGGGACATCGCCGTGTCAGTAGTATGGACAAGATCTTCAACGGGCGGCTCGATTCGGCGTGGATGACTCAGGGGTTGCTTTCAGAAGACGACATTCGATGGCTTTACAACATTACCAATAAGGGTGAGGGAAAATTAACAACGATGCCAAAACAGGCGCCTCAGCAGGCTGTGAACCTCAAAGCAGCGGCCGATATCCCGGATAAAACGACCGTTTTGGTAACCATCCATCAAGACATCACCGGCAACGGCACAAGCGATACGTCACAGACTGTTGATATCAGTGACGGCGCGAACTCGTACGAGTTGGACGGATTCAAGGCGATTGATGGCGGTACATACTGGACCACAATTGAACTCAAAACGGATGACCGAGAGACTACACCCCGTGTCGAGTCGGTAATAGTACGGTGAGGATGAAGGTACCAAATCGTAGTCCTGGCACTACCGCACTAGCATAGCTTTATTTTTCTGTCAGAGCTAACAGCATTCGCTCGTCGAAATTCCGCTCGAGCCGGCCATATTTCGAAGTGTAATCGCCGTCACGTCTCGATTGCGAACACTTTCCCGGAGCGCTTGGTACTCGGGGCGCTCATCGACGTCCTGCGTGACGGTTTCGGTCGCAATACCGTCGTCAGTTACGACCAAGACTACTACGTATTGTAAACAACGCTTTAGTGTTGAGAATCCTACTCGCGAGTGATCTGTGTAATCGGAACAATTGTAGCCTCATCACACTCACGGCAAAACTCTAGCTTGTCTTTGTATGGAGCTCCACAACGCTGGCATGCATAGAGCCATAATTCTCGATTAGGATTCCGCGCATCGTACGTCATTTGATTTTCCCCCCGCTAGAATTGCCCCTTCAAATATTAAAGCTACTTGTCCATAGGAGTCGAGCGAACGCGACAGAAATTTTGCTGTGGTAGAATAAAATACATCAACTATTGAAATAATATTATATTTACCAAATTCTACCACTTGAGACTCCGATAAACGTGATCCGATCATATTATCAATCTCTCAGTGAAGATGGCTTCGGGTATACAGTCTCAGTGCCAACTTATAGCGACAAAACGATTACTGAAAACGGAGCGCTTGGTGATCCATATGAAGCAGCTGCTAAAGCTGGTAGCATCATATTGCAAGAGGCGTGGATACGTATGTTGATCACGTTATTAGTCGATCGAGTCCTCATCGGTAAGGCGCTCAGAGATCACACTTTTCAGATCGTCGTCATTCACATTGACCTCAAAGATGAATTCCTCCTCATCACCGGTCGTGACTTGGCCGAGGTTAGCACTCATCAATTCATTGTCAAAATAATACGGTGAGATTTGGGTCATCACCTGGTCATAGACGGTCTCTTCGACTTTCCTGAGGGTCTTTCGTCCTGCCGTGTCGGCTGCCCGGGCGACGTGTTCCATGGATTCGCCCGCTTTATCGGTTGGACTCTCGTCATCGTCTTTTTCCAGTTCCTCCGAGGATTCGGTAAGCTTCTCCCCGGCAGTCTGAATGTCTTCGGTAGGCGATTCACCGACCTTCTCGCCTGTTCCCTCATCGACGCTGGCCTGCTCAGCGGTTTTCTCGCTGATGGCGTCTTCAAGTTGATCGTGGGGCTTAGGACGCCATTCGTCCCACTCCGCAAACGCGTCGGGGTAGCTTGAATTCGGTTTGCTCGATGCCGTATGAATCCCTGCATCCCGGAGCGCGCGCGTGATACACTCGCCGTGTTCGATGATGTCGGCCCATGTGCCGCGGACCTTGAACCCTGAGACACTCTCTTCCATCTCTCCGTCTGCGTATGTCTTCCAGAGGTTAATTTGTTACCACATATTATACTAGTGTTCTATATTCCGAGAGGACGCGAGCAGCGAGCGACTGCAGCAGTATAAGCCTGCGAGCTGGAGTGAAAGGCTACGTTTTAGTCAATCCCATTGCCTGCATTGTAAGCTTGCTCGAGAATACGATATCGACCATGTCTTCATGTTCGACCCCGACGACCTTCGGACGCTCGAGTTTACCGTCGTTCCCGATGATACCGGCGAAGCGTGACTTATTCTTAGATGTTGGTATTTGTGTAGTGGAAACTCTCGGGTTTCTCGCTCCGCTCGCCTGTATTTCGACTACGGTCGTATCAAGGCGTAGTCGCTCAACTCCCCGGTTCGATCGTTCGTTTTTTGTGGTGCACACCGAACGATCCGCGAGAAGCGTTTGCTACGAGCGGCGAGTCGAAGTAATCTGAGAGTAGCCGGATAGTTCTCCGCTTCTGCTGCCTGATCAGAGATGATCCTAACCCTAACGCCATGACAGGTGCCACGAAAACTGTGGAGGCGTTGATTACAGCCAGTACAACAGGACGAACATGACGATGCCACCGATCGTAACAGTTGGGAGGTCGATGAGTGGCTCCGCTACCCACCCTCGACGGAGTTCGAACTCGTCGAGCTCGTCGGGGAGATCAAAGCTCTCCAGAACAACGAAGACCAATAAGTAAAATGAAGGTCGTCATACTGGAGAGGGGTACGTTCGCTCTCTCCTCTTTCACTGATTCCTCTCAGTCGTCTTCAGGATTCATTGGAGCGTGCACCCCTTGACATGGAACTCGGAGTGCTCTCCGTCCCACGTCGGAGCGACTCGCGCCCACAGTTCTCACACCGGTAGTACGTCGCACCACCCTGCTCCGGCAGCTTGAGGTGCGGACCGGTGATTAGCGTCTCCTCATCGCTGGTAGTTGCCTTGTGCAACATCGCCTTTATTGGAGGAAGAATGTTGCACAAGAGCCATATATCGGTGTATTCGTTCGCTATCGAGGGTGGTAGGCCAAGTGGGGAAGTTATACCTATTGCTACCGAATCGCCTCACCTGACCCAATCATACGAGATTCGCAGTGAGCGGGAACTGCAACGGGAGCTATCGCGCCTCTTCCAATCTGCCTACAGGAATGACGTGCCAATCGGACCTACTTGGGTCTGTGAATACACAGACCGGCCAGATTTGGAAGTAATGGCGATCGAGCTTGCGGAGAACTGAGACCAGAAAGGCGAGTCACGAGATAGAAACTTCGGACACCTCTTTTCGACTCACATTACACACTGACAGACTGTATTCGCCAGTTTGGAGGGTGATCTTCAGCGGTAAAACTACCCCTAAGAGCACAGCCTTATCTCGAGTAATAACCCCGCATATGCATGGCGACGATCTTCGAATTCGAGGTCCCAACTGACAAATTCGCGCTTGAAAAAACGCTGACCGCATGCCCGGAGGCAGTCATCGAAATCGAACGAGTTGTTGCGGATGATCCAGACCAGATCACCCCGTACGTATGGGCGCACGCTGACGACTTTGCAGCACTCGAAGACACCTTCGACGACGATCCGACCGTCGAGGACCGAATCCTGCTCTCGGAGATGGGTGACGAACGGTCGTATCAAATGACCTGGGAGGGGATGATCGATCAAATCGTTCCGCTCCTGACCGATCATGAAGGAACCATTACTCATGCCACTGGTTCGGCAGATGGGTGGAGCCTTCGCGTTCTGTTTCCGGATCGGGCAGCGCTCTCTGAGGCTCATGACTATCTACAAGAGGCGGGCTTTTCGCTGACGGTTGGAGCGATATATGAAGCCACAGATGACGGCCATATCCAGCATGGACTGACCGAGACGCAACGTGAGACAATTGTTGCAGCATTTGAAGCCGGCTATTTCACCGTCCCGCGAACGGTAACACAGACAGAGCTCGCTGAGCAACTTGGGTTATC
This window encodes:
- a CDS encoding DUF4013 domain-containing protein, whose translation is MIRDAVRYPFRTRDPIKTFLIGGFLLATGTILSLVFVLGYLVRVLAPDTATESAPRFERWWTLASDGVRVLILWIVYVSIPLLGLVFWIELYSTRLATEGLVSTFDQQLQNVIIHGLGINIGSPIALRPVVQTVYDLAAIGGVFGNVVPLLSTLNADAVVLSVGIIYGVTLLVSVYLFPIAFANFAVNRTLRSAFEFSSITKVALTRRYSIGWCVAIGFLLLGAVGPILWNEWRLLTAGADWGLLHIGFIPLVAHPTPTGIQSAMFLVVASFVNFYFLIVGYALLSSVLTPLIGTAQTQSTTAADSEEPS
- a CDS encoding DUF4013 domain-containing protein, which gives rise to MIRKTIRYLRRSDEPVKTVLIGGFFSYYGVFFVLPMVLTMGYFMRILRSAAADESPPVFERWMALFVDGVKAYAIWLIYLCIPFLNALLLGWFDVYEGVEGYQGYELFATFLVAISGGGIFAVFIPFGGRAFFEDLGASEPLEAGWGVTNTVTTEQVAVHLAADPYTYTLLILVWYVLPAALLNFARNSTFSAGFDFGEIRAIVFDKHYLAVWLPFLSLWWLGYLAVFSWQLSIADQGPLIDLSVIILEQYGLYGLANEVSENLIVAMSLIYFCTSMLAYTILGIAYRSSESAESTEAERGTHD
- a CDS encoding aldo/keto reductase; amino-acid sequence: MVGIVITQQRRDSTSFTAEGVKLTAHSPLAVGDVIDDETLTAIGEQYDKSAAQITLWWLLQQPMVSAIPMPSSPEHIRENFDVFDFELGDKDVHDIFDLQDGLPADLGDRLSV
- a CDS encoding LamG-like jellyroll fold domain-containing protein; the protein is MKLAQNRRRFLSTLGTSSVVFTAGCIGQSDTKSDDNANPDETPSNEENESKEDDEPDSPERIELKWSTSSDWDNAQEREGVMNINVGGRNAESLALGYDPTADRISEFDAFWPLDEDDPDADTFVDALGSADLSHDPERWGFTDDIDPSTPGLLGGTSVEFSGDDAILHEGLPIDPSENWTMGLWVWFDGPEDQPHSNAMMLESVTDDEALGLMPNVDPPAFKIGSVNNTPGSGTEIERQQWHFHVIRYQASDTRVQGYLDGEFDYSIQPEDDSEEWIPELHDVTLGHRRVSSMDKIFNGRLDSAWMTQGLLSEDDIRWLYNITNKGEGKLTTMPKQAPQQAVNLKAAADIPDKTTVLVTIHQDITGNGTSDTSQTVDISDGANSYELDGFKAIDGGTYWTTIELKTDDRETTPRVESVIVR
- a CDS encoding DUF5828 family protein, which gives rise to MEESVSGFKVRGTWADIIEHGECITRALRDAGIHTASSKPNSSYPDAFAEWDEWRPKPHDQLEDAISEKTAEQASVDEGTGEKVGESPTEDIQTAGEKLTESSEELEKDDDESPTDKAGESMEHVARAADTAGRKTLRKVEETVYDQVMTQISPYYFDNELMSANLGQVTTGDEEEFIFEVNVNDDDLKSVISERLTDEDSID
- a CDS encoding bacterio-opsin activator domain-containing protein, producing MATIFEFEVPTDKFALEKTLTACPEAVIEIERVVADDPDQITPYVWAHADDFAALEDTFDDDPTVEDRILLSEMGDERSYQMTWEGMIDQIVPLLTDHEGTITHATGSADGWSLRVLFPDRAALSEAHDYLQEAGFSLTVGAIYEATDDGHIQHGLTETQRETIVAAFEAGYFTVPRTVTQTELAEQLGLSHQALSERLRRATGELVESTLITGGDKKGE